The following are encoded in a window of Rhizobium sp. 11515TR genomic DNA:
- a CDS encoding chemotaxis protein CheW gives MTNAIKQSGTYLEIVSFHLGDQEFCIDIMAIREIRGWAPVTPMPHTPPYVLGLINLRGAVIPVIDMACRLGMKMTEPSERSAIIVTDIAGKLVGLLVEQVSDMMSIKSEDLQPAPEIIPEAQRAFCRGIVALEKTMVCFLNLDTVIADQLAQAA, from the coding sequence GTCTCCTTTCACCTTGGCGATCAGGAATTCTGCATCGACATCATGGCCATCCGCGAAATCCGCGGCTGGGCTCCAGTGACGCCGATGCCGCATACGCCGCCCTACGTGCTCGGCCTCATCAACCTGCGCGGCGCCGTGATCCCGGTCATCGACATGGCCTGCCGCCTCGGCATGAAGATGACGGAACCTTCGGAGCGTTCCGCAATCATCGTTACGGATATTGCCGGCAAGCTCGTCGGCCTACTGGTCGAACAGGTCTCGGATATGATGTCGATCAAAAGTGAAGATCTGCAGCCGGCTCCGGAAATCATCCCCGAAGCACAGCGCGCCTTCTGCCGTGGCATCGTGGCATTGGAAAAGACCATGGTCTGCTTCCTCAACCTCGATACGGTCATTGCGGATCAGTTGGCACAGGCAGCCTGA
- a CDS encoding CreA family protein, translating into MRSPKFFAAIAASFLAATPISASAEVIGKVGVDWTGNDILVDAVPDPEVSGITCHVTYFDRSVIDRLRKGNWFEDPSNNSIACRQTGPIEIGDINLSQGGEEVFRAGLSLIWKKLVVTRIYDKKNDTLVYLIHSRQLTDGSAKMAISTIPLFGQQVTWKNGKPK; encoded by the coding sequence ATGCGTTCACCCAAATTCTTCGCTGCCATTGCCGCGTCCTTTCTGGCCGCGACTCCCATTTCCGCTTCCGCCGAAGTTATCGGCAAGGTCGGTGTGGACTGGACGGGTAATGATATTCTGGTCGATGCCGTGCCGGACCCCGAAGTCTCGGGCATCACTTGCCATGTGACCTATTTCGATCGCAGCGTGATCGACCGGCTGCGCAAGGGCAACTGGTTCGAAGATCCTTCCAATAATTCCATCGCCTGCCGTCAAACCGGTCCGATCGAGATCGGCGATATCAACCTGTCTCAGGGCGGTGAGGAGGTATTTCGCGCCGGGCTGTCGCTCATCTGGAAGAAGCTGGTCGTCACCCGCATTTACGACAAGAAGAATGACACGCTCGTCTATCTTATCCATTCGCGGCAGCTGACGGATGGCTCCGCCAAGATGGCCATTTCGACGATCCCCTTGTTTGGCCAGCAGGTTACTTGGAAGAATGGCAAGCCGAAATGA
- a CDS encoding SRPBCC family protein, producing the protein MTGSKFVYVTFIRTTPEKLWSALTTPEFIKQYWFDMVHDTEWKVGSPWKMLFPDGRVADAGEIAEFDPPRRLAINWRNEWRPDLKAEGWSRCVMELEPADGVVKLTVAHTIEVENSKLIEAVSGGWPKILSNLKSLLETGTVAIKQK; encoded by the coding sequence ATGACTGGAAGCAAATTCGTCTACGTCACCTTCATCCGCACCACGCCGGAAAAGCTCTGGTCGGCGCTGACCACACCGGAATTCATCAAGCAATACTGGTTCGATATGGTCCACGACACCGAGTGGAAGGTTGGATCGCCGTGGAAAATGCTCTTTCCGGATGGTCGGGTTGCCGATGCAGGAGAGATTGCCGAGTTCGATCCGCCACGGCGGCTCGCCATCAACTGGCGCAATGAGTGGCGCCCAGACCTCAAGGCCGAGGGCTGGTCGCGCTGCGTGATGGAACTGGAGCCGGCGGATGGTGTCGTGAAGCTGACCGTTGCCCACACGATCGAGGTTGAAAACTCCAAGCTTATCGAGGCGGTTTCCGGTGGCTGGCCGAAGATCCTGTCCAACCTCAAGTCGCTGCTGGAAACCGGAACGGTCGCAATCAAACAGAAGTGA
- a CDS encoding ArsR/SmtB family transcription factor: protein MDDDAVFKALADPSRRQLLDRLHERNGQTLNALCEDLDMSRQAVAKHLAILEEANLISTEKHGREKLHFINAVPINGIAERWINKFERQHLSALSALKKALEDEGGQ from the coding sequence GTGGATGATGATGCAGTCTTCAAGGCGTTGGCGGATCCCAGCCGGCGGCAATTGCTCGACAGGCTCCATGAGCGCAATGGACAGACCCTGAACGCGCTCTGCGAGGATCTGGACATGAGCCGCCAGGCGGTCGCCAAGCATCTTGCCATTCTGGAGGAGGCCAATCTGATCTCCACGGAAAAGCATGGACGCGAGAAGCTGCATTTCATCAACGCCGTCCCGATCAACGGCATCGCCGAACGCTGGATCAACAAGTTCGAACGCCAGCATCTGAGCGCGCTTTCAGCCTTGAAGAAGGCGCTGGAAGACGAGGGCGGCCAGTGA
- a CDS encoding GNAT family N-acetyltransferase, giving the protein MNSEQQEPDERRPKKAGSVEIRAARPSDAEAIATIANLPGFRAGTLRLPFQSVEDTQRWLDKHDPNATRLVAEVDGKVVGNAGMNRLAGRRAHSAGIGMGVHDDFTGCGIGSALLGALIDTADNWLAIRRLELTVYVDNARAIGLYEKFGFETEGRLRAFGFRNGEYVDAFTMARLRF; this is encoded by the coding sequence ATGAATTCCGAACAGCAAGAACCAGACGAGCGACGCCCCAAAAAGGCTGGCTCAGTCGAAATTCGCGCAGCACGTCCCTCCGATGCCGAGGCAATAGCGACCATCGCCAATCTCCCGGGTTTCCGCGCCGGCACGCTTCGACTGCCGTTTCAAAGTGTCGAAGACACGCAACGATGGCTGGACAAGCACGATCCCAACGCCACCCGCCTCGTCGCGGAGGTGGACGGAAAGGTCGTCGGCAATGCCGGCATGAACCGCCTTGCCGGCCGGCGGGCTCACAGCGCTGGCATTGGCATGGGCGTGCACGACGATTTCACCGGCTGCGGCATCGGTTCCGCGCTATTGGGCGCCCTCATCGATACCGCCGACAACTGGTTGGCGATCAGGCGTCTGGAACTGACCGTCTATGTCGACAATGCGCGGGCGATCGGCCTCTACGAGAAATTCGGGTTCGAAACCGAGGGGCGTCTACGCGCCTTCGGTTTCCGCAATGGCGAATACGTGGATGCGTTCACGATGGCGCGGCTGAGATTCTAA
- the ligA gene encoding NAD-dependent DNA ligase LigA: MSTEQKPVEDLTEEEAAAALAYLAAEIARNDALYHGKDAPEISDAEYDALKRRNDAIEARFPALIRADSPSRRVGAAPSETFAPVVHARPMLSLDNTFSQEDVEDFVASVYRFLGRLPDNSIAFTAEPKIDGLSMSIRYENGRMVSAATRGDGTTGENVTANIRTIKEIPQTLPPGAPSVVEVRGEVYMAKSDFLALNAQMEAEGKQTYVNPRNTAAGSLRQLDAKVTASRKLKFFAYAWGEMSDMPADTQYGMVQTFKSWGFPVNPLMERLSSVADILGHYEEIGLQRPDLDYDIDGVVYKVDSLELQARLGFRSRSPRWATAHKFPAEQAFTRLVGIDIQVGRTGALTPVARLEPITVGGVVVTNATLHNADYIKGIGNKGEPIRDGRDIRVGDIVIVQRAGDVIPQIVDVVLEKREASSAPYEFPKVCPVCGSHAVRDINEKTGKVDAVTRCTGGFICRAQATEHLKHFVSRNAFDIEGLGSKQIDFFFESEDLALQIRTAPDIFTLEKRQQASLAKLENIDGFGKVSVGKLYAAINERRQIALHRFIFALGIRHVGETTAKLLARSYGTYEAFETAMKEAAPLIGDAWNDLNNIEGIGEVVARAIVEFYKEPRNIEVIAKLLEEVQPQEAEQPVTSGSPVAGKTVVFTGSLEKFTRDEAKAKAESLGAKVSGSVSKKTDIVVAGPGAGSKLDKAREFNVQVMTEDEWLDLIG, from the coding sequence ATGAGCACCGAACAGAAGCCCGTCGAGGATTTGACCGAGGAGGAAGCGGCCGCGGCGCTTGCCTATCTGGCTGCAGAGATCGCGCGCAACGACGCGCTTTATCATGGCAAGGATGCGCCGGAGATTTCGGATGCCGAGTATGATGCGCTGAAGCGGCGCAACGACGCGATCGAGGCGCGGTTTCCTGCATTGATTCGCGCCGACAGCCCGTCGCGGCGTGTCGGCGCCGCGCCATCTGAGACGTTTGCTCCCGTGGTCCATGCAAGGCCGATGCTCTCGCTCGACAACACGTTCTCACAGGAGGATGTCGAGGATTTCGTCGCCAGCGTCTATCGTTTCCTCGGCCGCCTGCCGGACAATTCGATTGCCTTTACCGCCGAGCCGAAGATCGACGGCCTTTCCATGTCGATCCGTTACGAGAATGGCCGCATGGTCAGCGCCGCGACGCGCGGCGACGGCACGACAGGTGAGAACGTCACCGCCAATATCAGGACCATCAAGGAAATCCCTCAGACTTTGCCGCCAGGCGCTCCCTCCGTCGTCGAAGTGCGCGGCGAGGTCTATATGGCCAAGAGCGACTTTCTGGCGCTCAACGCGCAGATGGAGGCCGAGGGCAAGCAGACCTATGTCAATCCCCGCAATACGGCAGCAGGATCGCTGCGTCAGCTCGACGCGAAGGTGACGGCCAGCCGCAAGCTGAAATTCTTTGCCTATGCCTGGGGCGAGATGTCCGACATGCCGGCGGATACACAATACGGTATGGTGCAGACCTTCAAATCCTGGGGCTTTCCGGTCAATCCGCTGATGGAGCGGCTGAGCTCGGTCGCCGACATTCTCGGCCATTACGAGGAGATCGGCCTGCAGCGGCCGGATCTCGATTATGATATCGACGGTGTCGTCTACAAGGTCGACAGCCTGGAACTGCAGGCTCGTCTTGGTTTCCGCTCGCGCTCGCCGCGCTGGGCGACCGCGCATAAATTCCCGGCGGAGCAGGCCTTCACGCGTCTGGTCGGGATCGATATCCAGGTCGGCCGCACCGGCGCGCTGACGCCGGTCGCGCGATTGGAGCCGATCACGGTCGGCGGCGTCGTCGTGACCAATGCGACCCTTCATAATGCCGACTACATCAAGGGTATCGGCAACAAGGGCGAGCCGATCCGCGATGGCCGTGATATCCGCGTCGGCGATATTGTGATCGTGCAGCGGGCTGGCGACGTTATCCCGCAGATCGTCGATGTTGTCCTGGAGAAGCGGGAGGCGTCGAGCGCGCCCTACGAGTTCCCCAAAGTCTGCCCGGTCTGTGGCAGCCATGCTGTGCGCGATATCAATGAGAAGACCGGCAAGGTCGATGCGGTCACTCGCTGCACCGGCGGCTTTATCTGCCGCGCGCAGGCGACCGAGCATCTCAAGCATTTCGTCTCGCGCAATGCCTTCGACATCGAAGGGCTCGGCTCCAAGCAGATCGATTTCTTCTTCGAGAGCGAGGATCTCGCGCTTCAGATCAGGACCGCGCCTGATATTTTCACGCTGGAAAAGCGTCAGCAGGCGTCGCTTGCGAAGCTGGAGAATATCGATGGCTTCGGCAAGGTCAGCGTCGGCAAGCTTTATGCCGCGATCAACGAGCGACGACAGATCGCCTTGCATCGCTTCATCTTCGCGCTCGGTATTCGCCATGTCGGCGAGACGACGGCCAAGCTGCTTGCGCGCTCCTACGGCACCTACGAAGCTTTCGAAACGGCGATGAAGGAAGCCGCGCCGCTTATCGGCGATGCGTGGAACGACCTCAACAATATCGAGGGTATCGGCGAGGTGGTGGCGCGCGCCATTGTCGAATTCTACAAGGAGCCGCGCAATATCGAAGTTATCGCGAAGCTCCTGGAGGAGGTGCAGCCGCAGGAGGCCGAGCAGCCGGTGACCTCAGGCAGCCCCGTCGCCGGCAAGACGGTTGTCTTTACCGGTTCACTGGAAAAGTTCACCCGCGACGAGGCCAAGGCGAAGGCGGAGAGCCTGGGAGCCAAGGTTTCCGGCTCGGTCTCAAAGAAGACCGATATAGTCGTGGCGGGACCGGGCGCCGGCTCCAAGCTCGACAAGGCGCGAGAGTTCAATGTTCAGGTCATGACCGAGGACGAGTGGCTGGATTTGATCGGTTGA
- a CDS encoding CDP-diacylglycerol diphosphatase has protein sequence MKHRLTVLSIFLVVAVLIMSSFVSRSALGLVVRACEINSTLTGSPYPCLKIVQSQDSLSSYVVLREPADKERTILAPLADVPGIEDPRLLATGAPNYFEEAWKELSAIDPRTTKVSRQNFALAINAASWRTQDRLHIHMGCETPRFRALLKSHATEIESGRFTDLKTRAGWWATFHTADDLSNLNPLQLVADGVDGARSNMENVVVGVFGAALPDGQHGFYILARINEAHKSRGSAEDMIDPKCRL, from the coding sequence ATGAAGCACCGTCTTACCGTTCTCTCTATTTTCCTCGTTGTTGCAGTCTTGATCATGAGCTCATTCGTCAGCCGCTCTGCTTTGGGGCTGGTCGTCAGAGCTTGTGAGATCAACTCCACCCTGACAGGGTCGCCATATCCGTGCCTCAAGATAGTCCAGTCGCAGGATTCATTGTCCTCGTATGTTGTTCTTCGCGAGCCGGCTGACAAAGAGCGCACCATTCTTGCACCGCTCGCCGACGTCCCCGGCATCGAAGACCCACGCCTTCTGGCCACGGGAGCGCCGAACTATTTTGAGGAAGCGTGGAAAGAGCTATCAGCAATCGATCCGCGCACAACGAAGGTTTCGAGACAGAATTTTGCCCTGGCGATAAACGCCGCCAGTTGGCGCACACAAGATCGGCTTCATATCCACATGGGGTGCGAGACGCCTCGCTTTAGGGCTTTGTTGAAAAGCCATGCGACAGAAATTGAAAGCGGCCGGTTTACGGACTTGAAGACCAGAGCTGGTTGGTGGGCAACTTTCCATACGGCCGATGACCTTTCGAATTTGAACCCGCTGCAGCTCGTCGCAGATGGTGTCGATGGTGCCCGTTCAAATATGGAAAACGTCGTGGTCGGCGTCTTTGGCGCTGCATTGCCCGACGGGCAGCATGGTTTCTATATTCTGGCGAGAATAAACGAGGCCCACAAATCCCGTGGCTCCGCGGAGGACATGATCGATCCCAAATGCCGGCTCTGA
- a CDS encoding CatB-related O-acetyltransferase, translating to MHSTAQPNRPKIAETVIHPTANVRDSSIGRCCEILAGTSLHTAELGDFSYLGPRCIVGDATIGKFCAIAAEVRIGAPNHPMDRPSMHRFTYCPEYYAEGAVRDHAFFDRRKEDRAVIGNDVWISHGVIVLPGVKVGDGAVLAAGAVVSKDVQPYTVVGGIPAKFIRERFTRIIAERLTSIAWWDWPFETIMERLADFQSSDIEAFCERWS from the coding sequence ATGCACTCAACCGCACAGCCCAATCGCCCAAAAATCGCAGAAACCGTCATCCACCCGACGGCGAACGTAAGGGATTCGAGCATCGGCAGATGCTGTGAGATTTTGGCGGGCACATCTCTGCACACTGCCGAACTCGGAGATTTCTCTTACCTGGGACCGCGCTGCATTGTCGGTGACGCAACGATTGGAAAGTTCTGCGCCATTGCGGCAGAGGTCAGAATTGGCGCTCCCAATCATCCGATGGACCGCCCGTCCATGCATCGCTTCACCTATTGTCCGGAATATTACGCGGAGGGCGCCGTGCGGGACCACGCCTTTTTCGATCGGCGAAAGGAAGATCGCGCTGTCATTGGCAACGATGTCTGGATTAGTCATGGCGTGATTGTTTTGCCAGGCGTAAAGGTTGGAGACGGCGCCGTGCTTGCAGCAGGCGCGGTCGTCAGCAAAGATGTCCAACCATATACTGTCGTCGGTGGTATTCCCGCCAAGTTCATTCGAGAGCGCTTCACGCGAATCATCGCAGAAAGACTGACGTCCATCGCCTGGTGGGATTGGCCTTTCGAAACCATCATGGAGCGGCTTGCCGATTTTCAGTCAAGCGACATCGAAGCCTTTTGCGAGCGCTGGTCCTGA
- the recN gene encoding DNA repair protein RecN, translating into MLIQLSIRDIVLIERLNLAFESGLSVLTGETGAGKSILLDSLSLALGGRGDGGLVRHGEDRGQVTAVFDVGTQHPARKLLRENGIDDDGDLIFRRVQSADGRTKAFVNDQALSVQLMRQIGQLLVEIHGQHDDRALVDTDAHRTLLDAFAGLAEEAQEVGRLHKIWRDTERTLKKHREQVEKAAREADYLRASVEELEKLSPQDGEEDELAEKRSRMMKAERIAGDIAEASEFLNGNASPVPHIASLVRRLERKSHEAPGLLEDTVALLDAALDQLSNAQMEVEAALRKTEYDPRELERVEERLFALRGASRKYSVPVTELPALAARMISDLADLDAGEERLVRLAAELSAAKADYDVAARSLSEKRRHAGETLAAAVMTELPALKLERARFMVEISSDPEAGTADGIDVVEFHVQTNPGTRPGPITKVASGGELSRFLLALKVALADRGSAPTLVFDEIDTGVGGAVADAIGQRLKRLSDRVQVLSVTHAPQVAARAATHLLISKGPVADGSEKISTRVATMEAKDRTEEIARMLAGASVTEEARAAAKRLLAGNG; encoded by the coding sequence ATGCTGATCCAGCTTTCGATCCGCGATATCGTTTTGATCGAGCGGCTGAATCTTGCCTTCGAGTCCGGACTTTCGGTGTTGACCGGCGAGACGGGTGCGGGCAAATCCATCCTGCTTGACAGTCTGTCGCTGGCCCTTGGCGGGCGCGGCGATGGCGGGCTTGTGCGCCATGGCGAGGATCGCGGCCAGGTGACTGCGGTTTTCGACGTCGGTACACAGCATCCGGCCCGCAAGCTCCTGCGCGAAAATGGCATCGACGATGACGGCGATCTGATTTTCCGCCGTGTGCAGTCCGCTGATGGCCGGACCAAGGCCTTTGTCAACGACCAGGCGCTCAGCGTGCAGCTCATGCGCCAGATCGGCCAGCTTCTCGTCGAAATTCACGGTCAGCACGACGATCGAGCGCTCGTCGATACCGACGCGCACCGTACCTTGCTGGATGCCTTTGCCGGCCTCGCCGAAGAGGCGCAGGAGGTCGGCAGGCTGCACAAAATCTGGCGCGATACCGAGCGCACCTTGAAGAAGCATCGCGAGCAGGTCGAGAAGGCAGCGCGTGAAGCGGACTATCTCCGCGCCTCCGTCGAGGAGCTGGAGAAGCTCTCGCCACAGGATGGTGAGGAGGATGAGCTGGCTGAGAAGCGCTCGCGGATGATGAAGGCCGAGCGCATCGCCGGCGATATCGCTGAGGCTTCCGAATTCCTCAATGGCAACGCATCGCCCGTGCCGCATATCGCATCGCTGGTGCGCCGATTGGAGCGCAAGAGCCACGAAGCGCCGGGTTTGCTCGAAGATACCGTGGCGCTGCTCGATGCCGCTCTCGATCAGCTGTCCAACGCACAGATGGAAGTGGAGGCAGCACTCCGCAAAACGGAATATGATCCGCGCGAACTTGAGCGTGTCGAAGAGCGCCTCTTCGCGTTGCGGGGTGCCTCGCGTAAATATTCCGTACCGGTTACGGAACTGCCGGCCCTGGCCGCGCGCATGATTTCGGATCTCGCCGATCTCGACGCTGGCGAAGAGCGGCTGGTGCGCCTTGCTGCCGAGCTTTCCGCCGCCAAGGCGGATTACGACGTCGCCGCGCGCAGCCTGTCGGAGAAGCGCCGCCATGCGGGTGAAACGCTTGCAGCGGCCGTTATGACCGAGCTGCCGGCCCTGAAGCTCGAGCGTGCGCGTTTCATGGTAGAGATATCAAGCGATCCAGAAGCTGGGACGGCCGACGGTATCGACGTTGTCGAATTTCACGTGCAGACCAACCCTGGCACGCGGCCGGGACCGATCACGAAGGTCGCCTCCGGTGGCGAGCTGTCGCGCTTCCTTCTGGCATTGAAGGTTGCGCTTGCCGACCGCGGCTCGGCGCCGACCCTTGTCTTCGACGAGATCGACACTGGCGTGGGCGGCGCGGTGGCCGATGCGATCGGCCAGCGGCTGAAGCGCCTTTCCGATCGCGTGCAGGTGCTGTCCGTCACCCACGCGCCACAGGTTGCGGCGCGTGCTGCAACGCATCTGCTGATCTCCAAGGGACCGGTTGCGGACGGCTCGGAAAAGATTTCCACACGCGTCGCCACCATGGAAGCGAAGGATCGCACCGAGGAAATCGCCCGCATGCTCGCCGGTGCTTCGGTAACCGAAGAGGCGAGGGCGGCCGCCAAGCGCTTGCTGGCCGGTAACGGGTGA
- a CDS encoding outer membrane protein assembly factor BamD → MGFARSERMNITARALLVSLLLAGTGAVVTGCNTKKDIDITKLGVETDPPEMLYNQGLANIKAGNMTEAGRKFDAINQQQPFSEWARKALVMSTFVKYRTGRYDEAVQTGNTYLKQYPGSEDADYVQYLVGSSYAKQIVDVTQDQRAAQQTIEAMTKLVNTYPKSQYVSDAQEKIRFARDQLAGKEMQIGRYYLERKDYLAAISRFRVVVEQYPTTNQIEEALARLVEAYYAMGIVPEAQTAAAVLGHNYPDSRWYKDSYQLLQKGGVEPSENSGSWISRAGKKLLLGT, encoded by the coding sequence ATGGGTTTTGCAAGGTCTGAACGCATGAATATCACAGCACGGGCTTTGCTCGTATCGCTCCTTCTGGCCGGTACCGGTGCGGTGGTGACGGGGTGTAATACGAAAAAGGATATCGACATCACCAAGCTCGGTGTCGAGACCGATCCGCCGGAGATGCTCTACAATCAGGGCCTTGCCAACATCAAGGCCGGCAACATGACGGAGGCCGGCAGGAAGTTTGATGCCATCAACCAGCAGCAGCCCTTCTCCGAGTGGGCACGCAAGGCATTGGTGATGAGCACCTTCGTGAAGTATCGCACGGGTCGCTATGATGAGGCGGTACAGACCGGCAATACCTATCTCAAGCAATATCCCGGCTCGGAAGATGCCGACTATGTGCAGTATCTGGTCGGTTCGTCCTATGCCAAGCAGATCGTCGACGTGACGCAGGACCAGCGTGCGGCACAGCAGACGATCGAGGCAATGACCAAGCTCGTCAATACCTATCCAAAGTCGCAATATGTCAGCGACGCTCAGGAAAAGATCCGCTTTGCCCGCGACCAGCTCGCCGGCAAGGAAATGCAGATCGGCCGTTATTATCTGGAGCGCAAGGATTACCTAGCTGCCATCTCCCGCTTCCGCGTGGTGGTGGAGCAGTATCCGACGACGAACCAGATCGAAGAAGCCCTGGCGCGACTCGTCGAAGCTTATTATGCGATGGGCATCGTACCCGAAGCGCAAACGGCAGCTGCCGTTCTCGGCCACAACTATCCGGACAGCCGCTGGTATAAGGATTCCTATCAGCTGCTGCAGAAGGGCGGCGTGGAGCCCAGCGAAAATTCGGGTTCCTGGATTTCCAGAGCGGGCAAGAAACTTCTTCTTGGGACGTGA
- the lpxC gene encoding UDP-3-O-acyl-N-acetylglucosamine deacetylase: protein MAIGLLGFQTTIANPVTLSGIGVHSGANVSITFYPAEAGTGVVFQRLHDNGDVTELRAVSSQVGNTDLCTVLGFSPARSVATVEHVMAAIYAIGLDNVVVEVSGAEMPIMDGSSYPFIEAIEQAGVVSLGVKRRYIRVIKPVRIEAGGSWCEFRPYDGTRFEVEIDFECPLIGRQKWEGDLTAETFKTELSRARTFGFMRDVEPLWASGHALGSSLENSVVISDDNTVINVEGLRYPKDEFVRHKTLDAVGDLALAGAQFIGCYRSYRGGHRMNANALKALLSDASAYEVVETSAPRQRGHGREFIAVNAPEFAPWSA from the coding sequence ATGGCAATTGGATTGCTTGGTTTTCAAACCACCATTGCAAACCCTGTGACACTTTCCGGTATTGGCGTTCATTCCGGTGCCAATGTGTCGATCACCTTCTACCCCGCCGAAGCCGGCACCGGTGTCGTTTTCCAGCGCCTGCATGACAATGGCGATGTGACCGAACTGCGCGCCGTTTCCTCGCAGGTCGGCAATACGGATCTCTGCACGGTTCTCGGTTTTTCTCCGGCGCGCTCCGTCGCGACGGTCGAGCACGTCATGGCGGCGATCTATGCGATCGGCCTCGATAACGTCGTCGTCGAGGTGTCCGGCGCGGAAATGCCGATCATGGATGGCAGTTCTTATCCCTTCATCGAGGCGATCGAGCAGGCGGGTGTCGTTTCGCTCGGTGTCAAGCGTCGATACATCCGCGTCATCAAGCCGGTGCGGATCGAAGCCGGTGGTTCCTGGTGCGAGTTCCGCCCTTATGACGGCACGCGCTTCGAAGTCGAGATCGACTTCGAGTGCCCGCTGATCGGCCGCCAGAAGTGGGAAGGCGATCTGACCGCCGAGACCTTCAAGACGGAACTGTCGCGCGCGCGTACTTTCGGCTTCATGCGCGATGTCGAGCCCCTCTGGGCCTCGGGCCATGCGCTGGGTTCGTCGCTGGAAAATTCGGTCGTCATTTCGGACGACAATACCGTCATCAACGTCGAAGGCCTGCGTTATCCCAAGGACGAGTTCGTCCGCCACAAGACGCTCGATGCCGTTGGCGATCTGGCTCTCGCCGGCGCACAATTCATTGGTTGCTACCGCTCCTATCGCGGCGGCCATCGCATGAATGCGAATGCCCTGAAGGCATTGCTCAGCGACGCTTCTGCTTATGAGGTCGTTGAAACCTCGGCACCTCGCCAGCGCGGTCACGGCCGTGAGTTCATTGCGGTCAATGCGCCTGAATTCGCTCCTTGGTCGGCGTGA